The following proteins are encoded in a genomic region of Streptococcus sp. 29892:
- the arcC gene encoding carbamate kinase — protein sequence MTNRKIVVALGGNAILSSDPSAKAQKEALVQTAKHLVKLIKNGDDLIITHGNGPQVGNLLLQNLAADSEKNPAFPLDSLVAMTEGSIGFWLQNALENELIKEGIEKDVASVVTQVIVDKNDPAFENLTKPIGPFYTEEEAKAEAEKTGATFKEDAGRGWRKVVASPKPVGIKEIGTIRTLLNAGEVVVAAGGGGIPVVQEADGTLTGVEAVIDKDFASQCLAELVDADLFIVLTGVDYVFVNYNKPDQEKLETVTVAELEEYIKQNQFAPGSMLPKVEAAIAFVNKKPQSKAVITSLENLESLIESDSGTIIVKE from the coding sequence ATGACCAATCGTAAAATTGTAGTAGCCTTGGGTGGCAATGCTATTTTATCTTCCGACCCATCGGCTAAAGCCCAAAAGGAAGCCTTGGTACAAACTGCCAAGCACCTTGTTAAACTAATCAAAAATGGTGACGACTTGATCATCACGCATGGTAATGGTCCTCAAGTCGGAAACCTCTTGCTCCAAAACCTGGCAGCTGATTCAGAAAAGAACCCAGCTTTTCCACTGGATAGCTTGGTCGCTATGACAGAGGGCTCCATTGGTTTCTGGTTACAAAATGCCTTGGAAAATGAATTGATCAAGGAAGGCATTGAAAAGGATGTAGCTTCCGTCGTTACCCAGGTTATTGTTGATAAGAATGACCCAGCCTTTGAGAATTTGACCAAACCTATCGGACCATTCTACACAGAGGAAGAAGCCAAAGCAGAAGCTGAAAAGACTGGCGCAACCTTTAAAGAAGATGCTGGTCGTGGCTGGCGTAAAGTCGTGGCTTCGCCAAAACCAGTAGGTATTAAGGAAATAGGTACCATTCGTACCCTTCTCAATGCAGGTGAAGTTGTCGTAGCTGCTGGTGGTGGAGGTATTCCAGTAGTCCAAGAAGCAGACGGTACTCTTACCGGCGTGGAAGCAGTTATCGATAAGGACTTTGCTTCCCAATGTTTGGCAGAATTGGTTGATGCAGACCTATTTATTGTCTTGACAGGCGTAGACTATGTCTTTGTTAACTACAACAAACCGGACCAAGAAAAATTAGAAACTGTTACCGTGGCTGAATTGGAAGAATACATCAAACAAAACCAATTCGCACCTGGTTCCATGCTTCCGAAAGTGGAAGCAGCCATTGCTTTTGTAAACAAGAAACCACAATCAAAAGCTGTCATTACCTCGCTTGAAAACTTAGAATCCTTGATTGAATCAGACAGCGGTACGATTATTGTGAAAGAGTAA
- the argF gene encoding ornithine carbamoyltransferase, translated as MTNIFKGRHFLAEKDFTRAELEWLIDFSAHLKDLKKRNIPHRYLEGKNIALLFEKTSTRTRAAFTVASIDLGAHPEYLGANDIQLGKKESTEDTAKVLGRMFDGIEFRGFSQKMVEELAEFSGVPVWNGLTDAWHPTQMLADYLTVKENFGKLEGLTLVYCGDGRNNVANSLLVTGAILGVNVHIFSPKELFPDETVVALAEGFAKESGARVLITDNADEAVKGADVLYTDVWVSMGEEAKFAERVALLKPYQVNMELVKKAENDNLIFLHCLPAFHDTNTVYGKDVAEKFGVEEMEVTDEVFRSKYARHFDQAENRMHTIKAVMAATLGDPFVPRV; from the coding sequence ATGACAAACATTTTTAAAGGCAGACACTTCCTTGCAGAGAAAGATTTCACACGCGCAGAATTGGAATGGTTGATTGATTTCTCAGCTCATTTGAAAGATTTGAAAAAACGCAATATTCCACACCGTTATTTAGAAGGTAAAAATATTGCCCTCTTGTTTGAAAAAACATCAACACGCACTCGTGCTGCCTTCACAGTAGCATCCATTGACCTTGGAGCGCATCCAGAATACCTTGGTGCAAATGACATCCAACTTGGTAAGAAGGAATCGACAGAAGATACTGCTAAGGTTTTGGGACGTATGTTCGACGGTATTGAATTCCGTGGTTTCAGCCAAAAGATGGTGGAAGAATTGGCAGAATTCTCAGGTGTGCCAGTATGGAATGGTTTGACAGATGCATGGCACCCAACTCAAATGTTGGCTGACTACTTGACTGTCAAAGAAAACTTTGGCAAGTTGGAAGGATTGACTTTGGTTTACTGTGGTGATGGTCGTAACAACGTTGCCAACTCTCTCTTGGTGACAGGTGCCATTCTTGGTGTTAACGTCCATATCTTCTCACCAAAAGAACTCTTCCCAGATGAAACTGTTGTGGCATTGGCAGAAGGCTTTGCCAAAGAAAGTGGAGCGCGTGTTCTTATCACTGACAATGCTGACGAGGCAGTTAAAGGCGCAGATGTTCTCTATACAGACGTTTGGGTATCCATGGGTGAAGAAGCTAAATTTGCTGAACGCGTCGCCCTCTTGAAACCATACCAAGTGAATATGGAATTAGTGAAAAAAGCAGAAAACGACAATCTTATCTTCCTACACTGCTTACCTGCCTTCCATGATACAAATACTGTTTATGGTAAAGATGTTGCTGAAAAATTCGGCGTAGAAGAAATGGAAGTAACTGATGAAGTCTTCCGTAGCAAATATGCACGTCACTTCGACCAGGCTGAAAACCGTATGCACACTATTAAAGCAGTGATGGCGGCGACCTTGGGGGATCCATTTGTTCCACGTGTGTAA